Proteins encoded by one window of Chryseobacterium foetidum:
- the moaCB gene encoding bifunctional molybdenum cofactor biosynthesis protein MoaC/MoaB, with protein MVDITHKSFTLRKAIATATVKASSAETILAIENRTVPKGDIFEFSRASALFAVKKTSDVIPDCHPLPVEFTSVTFKIEDLSVIISVEVHTIYKTGVEVEAMHGASVAALVMYDMLKPIDKHVEIQNIRLLEKQGGKSDNNKFINSELKAAVVVCSDSAFKGEKEDTSGKAISDALEKYQLKNIDYQIIEDDFKTIQSTLINYKENNFDLIIFTGGTGLSSRDITPEAVSPLIDRHIPGIMETARNYGQQRIKTAMLSRGVAGFSGKTLVLTFPGSKKAAEESMEALFPQVLHVFQLNDHQIH; from the coding sequence ATGGTTGACATTACACATAAATCATTCACGCTGCGCAAAGCCATTGCGACAGCAACAGTCAAAGCTTCTTCGGCAGAAACTATTTTGGCAATAGAAAACCGTACTGTTCCGAAAGGTGATATCTTTGAATTTTCGCGGGCTTCGGCTTTATTTGCAGTTAAAAAAACAAGCGATGTCATTCCCGACTGTCATCCGTTGCCGGTGGAATTTACTTCTGTTACTTTTAAAATAGAAGATCTTTCGGTCATCATTTCTGTGGAAGTTCATACGATTTATAAAACCGGAGTGGAAGTGGAAGCGATGCACGGCGCATCAGTTGCTGCATTGGTGATGTACGATATGCTGAAACCGATTGATAAACACGTGGAAATTCAAAATATCCGTTTGCTTGAAAAACAAGGTGGAAAATCGGATAACAATAAGTTTATCAATTCTGAACTTAAAGCTGCCGTGGTTGTCTGTTCAGATTCCGCATTCAAAGGCGAAAAAGAAGATACTTCAGGAAAGGCGATCTCAGATGCACTGGAAAAATATCAATTAAAAAATATTGATTATCAGATTATTGAAGATGATTTTAAAACAATCCAGTCAACTTTAATTAATTACAAGGAAAATAATTTTGATTTAATCATTTTCACAGGAGGAACCGGACTTTCATCCAGAGACATTACTCCGGAAGCAGTTTCTCCATTAATCGACCGCCACATTCCTGGAATTATGGAAACCGCCAGAAATTACGGACAGCAAAGAATAAAAACGGCTATGCTTTCCAGAGGTGTTGCAGGATTTTCAGGAAAAACGCTTGTGCTGACTTTTCCAGGCTCGAAAAAAGCCGCTGAAGAATCGATGGAAGCACTTTTCCCACAGGTTCTCCATGTTTTTCAGTTGAATGATCATCAGATTCATTAA
- a CDS encoding MoaD/ThiS family protein, whose translation MEIKIISFGQIAEITGKEFVTEATDLDSLKLHLIQKFPELSDKKFAFAVNRKLVQENVILNQNDVVALMPPYSGG comes from the coding sequence ATGGAAATAAAAATCATATCTTTTGGACAGATTGCAGAGATCACAGGAAAAGAATTCGTGACAGAAGCGACAGATCTTGATTCACTGAAACTTCATTTAATTCAGAAATTTCCCGAACTTTCGGATAAGAAATTTGCATTTGCAGTCAATAGAAAACTGGTGCAGGAAAATGTAATCTTAAATCAAAATGATGTTGTGGCTCTGATGCCGCCTTATTCAGGAGGATAA
- a CDS encoding sulfite exporter TauE/SafE family protein — MSVEIFYVILFFVAFLYAAVGHGGASGYLALMALYGVVPEEMKPTALVLNLFVSLTSFIQYYRGGYFSKKLFIPIAAASIPLAFIGGMITVEENIYKRILGILLLFPVIRFFFFKNVDDSELKPHNTTIAVVTGGVVGLLSGMIGIGGGIILSPILLLLHWTNQKQTAAISAAFIFVNSVAGLGGMVTQGISFTGDMVMYIVVAFTGGLLGAYLGSKKFNQNVLKYVLATVLLMASYKLLLTKA, encoded by the coding sequence ATGTCTGTAGAAATATTTTATGTTATTCTTTTTTTTGTTGCTTTTCTGTACGCAGCTGTTGGTCACGGTGGTGCCAGCGGATATTTAGCACTCATGGCTTTGTATGGAGTGGTTCCGGAAGAGATGAAACCGACCGCTTTGGTGCTCAATCTTTTTGTCTCTCTAACTTCATTCATCCAATACTATCGTGGTGGATATTTTTCCAAAAAACTTTTTATTCCGATTGCGGCAGCCTCGATTCCTTTGGCATTTATCGGTGGAATGATTACCGTTGAAGAAAATATTTACAAACGGATTTTGGGAATTTTACTTTTGTTTCCGGTCATCCGTTTTTTCTTTTTTAAAAATGTGGACGACAGTGAATTGAAACCTCATAACACAACAATTGCAGTCGTAACCGGCGGAGTTGTAGGCTTACTTTCAGGCATGATCGGCATTGGAGGTGGCATTATTCTTTCCCCAATTTTACTGTTGTTACATTGGACCAATCAGAAACAGACTGCAGCCATCAGTGCAGCATTTATTTTCGTAAACTCTGTCGCAGGCCTCGGCGGAATGGTCACTCAGGGAATTTCTTTCACAGGAGATATGGTGATGTATATTGTTGTGGCTTTCACAGGAGGGTTGTTAGGAGCTTATTTAGGTTCAAAAAAATTCAATCAGAATGTATTAAAGTATGTTTTGGCCACGGTTTTACTGATGGCATCTTATAAATTATTACTTACAAAAGCTTAA
- a CDS encoding molybdenum cofactor biosynthesis protein MoaE has product MSRTVKNIFTEGAISPTFISESIAKHASKKEIGAQSIFLGQIREDIVDGKTVAAIEYTAYEEMVLEKMHEIREAIFLKYDLTCMHVHHSLGIVNAGEICLFVFTSSKHRIAAMEACNELVERIKSELQIWGREIFNDESHQWKVNK; this is encoded by the coding sequence ATGAGCAGAACAGTTAAAAATATATTCACAGAAGGAGCGATCAGTCCCACTTTTATTTCGGAAAGCATTGCAAAACATGCATCGAAAAAAGAAATTGGGGCGCAAAGTATTTTTCTCGGACAAATCAGAGAAGATATTGTTGACGGCAAAACCGTAGCTGCAATAGAATACACAGCTTACGAGGAAATGGTTTTGGAAAAAATGCACGAAATCAGAGAAGCGATATTCCTGAAATACGATCTCACCTGCATGCACGTTCATCACAGTTTGGGAATCGTAAATGCCGGAGAAATCTGTCTGTTTGTTTTCACTTCATCCAAACACAGAATTGCTGCGATGGAAGCCTGTAATGAACTGGTAGAACGAATCAAATCGGAACTTCAGATCTGGGGCAGGGAAATTTTTAATGACGAATCCCATCAGTGGAAAGTAAATAAATAA
- a CDS encoding molybdopterin-binding protein — MKILSFLILFLGLTLNAQATKSISVTGDILKPIIINFNDLKSYQQHSVDSLAIYNHKMDYKSTLKKLKGVQLKDVLSKVDFKTDSPKLLSEFYLVFIANDGYKVVFSWNEIFNSNNGDHAFIVTEMNGSDASDLKENIMMVTATDKATGRRYVKNLSKIVIQQVK; from the coding sequence ATGAAAATTCTTTCATTTCTTATCCTGTTTTTAGGTTTAACATTAAACGCGCAGGCTACCAAATCGATTTCTGTAACCGGAGATATTTTAAAACCGATAATAATCAATTTTAATGATTTGAAAAGTTATCAGCAACATTCGGTCGACAGTCTTGCGATTTACAATCATAAAATGGATTACAAAAGCACTTTGAAAAAATTAAAAGGTGTTCAGCTTAAAGACGTTTTGTCGAAAGTTGATTTTAAAACTGATTCTCCAAAATTATTGAGTGAATTTTATTTGGTTTTCATCGCAAATGACGGTTACAAAGTGGTTTTCTCATGGAACGAAATTTTCAACAGCAACAACGGAGATCATGCGTTTATCGTAACCGAAATGAACGGTTCTGATGCTTCGGATTTAAAAGAAAATATTATGATGGTAACGGCTACAGATAAAGCCACTGGTAGAAGATACGTGAAGAATTTGTCAAAAATTGTAATTCAACAGGTCAAATAA
- a CDS encoding FAD binding domain-containing protein, whose amino-acid sequence MNNFSYTKANDVKTAVSLTNTSDDNKIIAGGTNIIDLLKYFVTEADTLVDINQISDINGIQELPEGGLRIGALLTNAETAYHPVIEQQYPLLSKAILAGASAQIRNMATNGGNLLQRTRCYYFYDIHTPCNKREPGSGCSAIKGYNRIHAILGHSENCIAVFPSDMCVALAALDAVVHISGPDGERKLEFSDFHRLPEDAPEFDNNLKKGEIITGIELPEKGFAENYSYLKLRDRASYSFALVSVATGLALENGKIKEARIALGGVAHKPWRVKEAEDFLVDKDASRENFLQAAEMIVKGAVGFEHNIFKIGLAKKAIVRNCMMALDPKSQRPGAKPSL is encoded by the coding sequence ATGAATAATTTTTCCTACACAAAAGCTAACGACGTTAAAACTGCTGTTTCTTTAACAAATACCAGCGACGATAATAAAATCATTGCAGGCGGTACCAATATCATTGATCTCCTGAAATACTTTGTTACTGAAGCTGATACCTTGGTTGATATTAACCAAATCTCTGATATAAATGGTATTCAGGAACTTCCTGAAGGAGGATTAAGAATCGGAGCACTTCTTACAAATGCAGAAACAGCATATCATCCGGTTATAGAACAACAATATCCACTGTTATCGAAAGCTATTTTAGCCGGAGCATCAGCACAAATCAGAAATATGGCTACTAACGGTGGAAATTTATTGCAACGGACGAGATGTTATTATTTTTACGACATCCATACACCTTGTAATAAACGTGAACCGGGTTCTGGATGCTCCGCTATCAAAGGTTACAATAGAATTCACGCAATTTTGGGACACAGCGAAAACTGTATTGCTGTCTTTCCGTCAGACATGTGTGTAGCGCTTGCTGCGTTGGATGCGGTCGTTCATATTTCAGGACCGGATGGAGAACGAAAGCTTGAATTTTCAGATTTTCACAGGCTTCCTGAAGATGCACCGGAATTCGATAACAATTTGAAAAAAGGTGAAATTATTACAGGAATTGAGCTTCCCGAAAAAGGATTTGCTGAAAATTATTCTTATTTAAAATTAAGAGACAGAGCTTCGTATTCTTTCGCTTTGGTTTCAGTTGCTACAGGTTTAGCATTAGAAAATGGTAAAATTAAAGAAGCAAGAATTGCTTTGGGAGGAGTTGCCCACAAGCCTTGGCGCGTAAAAGAAGCAGAAGATTTTTTGGTTGATAAAGATGCATCACGGGAAAATTTCCTGCAGGCAGCAGAAATGATCGTGAAAGGTGCAGTAGGTTTTGAACACAACATTTTTAAAATCGGTTTGGCCAAAAAAGCGATTGTCAGAAACTGCATGATGGCTCTCGATCCAAAATCACAACGTCCTGGTGCAAAACCATCATTGTAA
- a CDS encoding HesA/MoeB/ThiF family protein yields the protein MENYNERYARHYALSDFGFEGQQKLLQAKVLVIGAGGLGCPVLQYLVAAGIGTVGIVDHDQISLSNLQRQTLYSTEDVGKMKSEVSSLKLKKLNPEINIESHQVELTSKNAWNIISEYDVIVDCTDNFATRYLINDACVLLNKPLIFGAIYKYEGQVAVFNLNLKNNKSVSYRNLFPNPPKPEDVQNCNEVGVLGVLSGMIGMMQANEVIKLISGVGEVLDGKLLTFNMLNYETFIMDISGENSTENFIPENRKAFEETDYEFLCGISKINIKDLNPDDFLEQISNENVLTIDVREINELPKAEFKHIQIPLSEFNERLTEIKNENIILFCQSGKRSLKAAEILMKHFGTQKKISHLKGGITALQQRKNEQNS from the coding sequence ATGGAAAATTACAATGAAAGATACGCCCGACATTACGCTTTGTCTGACTTTGGTTTTGAAGGTCAGCAGAAACTTCTGCAGGCAAAAGTCTTGGTGATTGGTGCCGGCGGTCTTGGATGTCCGGTTTTGCAATATCTGGTTGCGGCTGGAATCGGAACGGTAGGAATTGTCGATCACGATCAGATTTCACTGAGCAATCTCCAAAGACAAACGCTTTATTCCACTGAAGATGTCGGTAAGATGAAATCTGAGGTCTCTTCTTTAAAACTTAAAAAATTAAATCCTGAAATAAACATTGAATCGCATCAGGTTGAGCTGACTTCAAAAAATGCATGGAATATCATTTCAGAATATGATGTCATTGTCGACTGTACCGATAATTTTGCAACACGGTATTTGATTAATGATGCCTGTGTACTTTTAAATAAACCTTTGATTTTCGGCGCAATTTATAAATATGAAGGTCAGGTTGCGGTATTTAATTTAAATTTAAAAAATAATAAATCAGTCAGTTACCGAAATCTTTTTCCCAATCCACCGAAGCCTGAAGATGTGCAGAATTGTAATGAAGTCGGCGTTTTAGGAGTGCTTTCAGGAATGATTGGAATGATGCAGGCGAATGAAGTGATTAAATTAATTTCAGGTGTAGGTGAAGTTTTGGATGGAAAATTACTGACATTCAATATGCTCAATTACGAAACTTTTATCATGGATATTTCAGGTGAAAATTCAACCGAAAATTTTATTCCTGAAAACAGAAAAGCTTTTGAAGAAACGGACTATGAGTTTCTCTGTGGAATTTCTAAAATTAATATTAAAGATTTAAATCCTGATGATTTCCTTGAGCAAATATCAAACGAAAACGTATTGACAATCGACGTGAGAGAAATTAACGAACTTCCGAAAGCTGAGTTTAAACATATTCAAATCCCTCTTTCAGAATTCAATGAAAGGTTGACAGAAATTAAAAACGAAAATATAATTCTGTTTTGTCAGAGCGGAAAGAGAAGTCTGAAAGCAGCGGAAATTTTAATGAAACATTTCGGAACTCAGAAAAAAATTAGCCATCTTAAAGGTGGAATCACAGCATTACAGCAAAGAAAAAATGAGCAGAACAGTTAA
- a CDS encoding (2Fe-2S)-binding protein codes for MANSEKQSITLSVNGENHHLEILPWISLLDALRERIHLTGTKKGCDHGQCGACTVLIDGKRVLSCLSLAVMKEGTEITTIEGIAEEGNLHPIQQAFIDHDAFQCGYCTPGQICSAIGLLNENKAKTREEVQDLMSGNLCRCGANRGIINAVMAVKETVSHE; via the coding sequence ATGGCTAATAGTGAAAAACAATCCATAACGCTTAGCGTCAATGGTGAAAATCATCATCTGGAAATCCTGCCGTGGATTTCCCTTCTTGATGCTCTCAGGGAAAGAATTCATCTTACAGGAACAAAAAAAGGCTGTGATCACGGGCAGTGCGGAGCATGTACCGTTTTAATCGACGGCAAACGTGTTTTAAGTTGTCTCAGTCTCGCTGTGATGAAGGAAGGCACAGAAATAACCACCATTGAAGGAATTGCTGAAGAAGGAAATTTACATCCTATCCAACAGGCTTTTATCGATCACGATGCTTTTCAGTGTGGATATTGTACACCAGGTCAGATCTGCAGTGCCATTGGTTTGCTTAATGAAAATAAAGCCAAAACCCGCGAAGAAGTTCAGGATTTAATGAGCGGAAATCTCTGCCGTTGTGGCGCCAACAGAGGTATTATTAACGCAGTGATGGCTGTAAAAGAAACTGTATCTCATGAATAA